A segment of the Candidatus Methanomethylicota archaeon genome:
GAAATATTTTAATCCCATTATAAAAGATAGTGATTTAGAAGAAAAAATTAATGAAAATTGGATTAAGAAATCGCTTCCAATAAAAGAGATTAAATCTGAAAATCTTCAAATTAGAATACCAATTCTTGAAGTTGATAAAATATTATTAGATAATAAAATATTAGAACGTGTAAAGAATATTGACAAATATTTTATTAAATAGAATTAGAATAATTGACTATTATGGACTATGTTATAAAAGACATAGGATTAGCTGAAAAAGGAAAGAACTTAATAAAGTGGGCAGAAGATCATATGCCAGTAGTAATGGAAATAAGGAAAAGATTTTTAGAAGAAAAACCTCTTGAAGGTATAAGAATAGGAGCTTGTTTACATGTAACAAAAGAGACTGCAGTTTTAATTAAAACACTTAAATTAGGAGGGGCAGATATTGCACTTACTGCTTCAAATCCATTATCTACACAAGATGAAGTAGCAGCAGCACTTGTATTAGAAGGAATAAGTGTATATGCAATAAGAGGAGAGAGTAGAGAAGAATATTATGAATTTATAGATAAAGTATTAAAAACAGAGCCTATGATAACAATAGATGATGGTGCAGATTTAGTAACATCACTTCATCAAGGAAAAGGAAATTTAAAAAAAGTAATTGGTGGAACTGAAGAAACCACTACTGGTGTTCTAAGACTTAAAGCTTTAGCTGAAAAAGGATTATTAAAATATCCAATAATTGCAGTAAATAATGCTGAAACTAAGTGGGATTTTGATAATGTTTATGGAACAGGTCAAAGTACTATAGATGGAATTTTAAGAGCAACTAATGTATTAATATCTGGAAAAAAATTTGTAGTAGCTGGTTATGGACATTGTGGTAGAGGAATAGCAATAAGAGCAAGAGGTATGGGTGCTCGAGTTATAGTCACTGAAGTAGATCCATTTAGAGCTTTAAAAGCAATTATGGATGGATTTGAAGTTATGCAAATGGAAGAAGCTGCAAAATGTGGTGATATTTTTGTAACTGCAACTGGAAATAAAAATGTTATTAGAAAAGAACATTTTGAACTTATGAAAGATGGTGCTATACTTGCAAATGCTGGACACTTTAATGTTGAAATAGATGTAAAAAGTTTAGAAGAAATAAAAATTTCTAAAAGAAAAATAAGAGAAAATGTAGAAGAATATATTCTAAGAGATGGAAAGAAAATATACCTAATAGCTGAAGGAAGGCTTGTAAATCTTGTAGCTGCAGAAGGACATCCAAGTGAAGTAATGGATATGAGTTTTGCTAATCAAGCTCTTTGTATTGAATTTTTAAAGAAAAATGCTGAAAAATTAATGCCAAAAGTTTATGATGTTCCAAGAGAAATTGATGAAATTGTAGCGAAATTAAAATTAAAGACTATGGGGATTAAAATTGATGTAATGACTGAAGAACAAATAAATTATATAAAGAGTTGGTGGGAAGGCACTTGATGGAGAAATTAAATTTCATATATAATTATTTGAAAGTTAAATCAAAAGTTTTAGGAATTAAATTATTTGATTCTGAAATAAAAACTAAAATCCAAAGAAGACCAAGGAAAAGATTAACTATATGTCAAATTATAAATGCTTCAAGATTATATGGATGGGCTTGGACTGTTTTATCAGAAGATGTGGAATGTGTACTAGGAGCTATAGCACTAGGATTAGAAAATACAAACTTTGTCGATAATAAAGAAATCTTTATGAGATTAGGATATGTAAATGATGATGAAAGTGCTAAAAGATTTGCAAGTTCAATTCCAAAAATTAATAAATTAAATAAAGGATTTATAATAGGACCTTTAGATACTTTTGATATTGAACCAGATCTTTTCATAATTTATGGAAATAGTGCACAAATGATGAGACTTATACAAGGAGTAGTATATGCAATGGAAGGTGAAAGATTGGTTTTTAGTACATCAGGAGATTGTGGAATCTGTGGTGATGGTATTGCTAATGGTTATAATACTCAAAAACCTCAAATTGTAATACCATGTTATGGAGAGAGAAGGTTTGGACATTCTCAAGATGATGAATTAGCAATGGTAATACCATTTAGATATTTGGAAAAAATTATAGAAGGTTTAGAAAAAACTCATAATGTTGGTATTCGCTATCCAATTCCTATAGCAGCTGCTATTTCAGAATTAGAAATCCCTGAAATCCTTAAGATAAGACGGCCCTAACCATAGCTTTTATATTTCTTGTTGGAGTACGAGGAGCAATTCCACAACTAGGTGCTACAATATCTACTCCTAAGGACATAGCTTGTTTAGTAGCATTAAAGACTTCTTCTTCAGTTCCATTAAGCAATACTCCAGCAGAAGGTATATTACCAATTATTGCAACTTTCTTTTCTTTAAGAATTGATTTAGCAGTAGGTAAATCAACTTTTTCCTCAATACTTAATCCAGAGAAACCACAATCAGCCATATGATGAATAATAGGAGTGGCATTTCCACAAATATGAAGAACTGATCGTTTTGAAATTTTTGCTATGGATTTTAATGGTTCTTTTGAAAATTTTTCAAACATTTTTGGACTTATTACTGATGGGGATGCTGTTGGATCCGCAGGAGCAATAATATCAGCACCTTCTTTTATTAATTCCTTAGCATATATAACACAAGCTTCTTCTGCTTTTTCTAAATAAGTTTTAACTTCATCAGGCTTTCTTATCATCATGAGACACAAACGTTCTACACCTAACATATGACCAGCTAATGTTGTTGGACCTTCAAAACCAACAATTAATGGAACGTTTAATTTCATTTCTTTTATTCTATGGATTGCATCTAAAATTACTTGAATTCTATAACTATCTAGAAGTTTTTCTGTATTTGGTATTTTTCCTTGATCATATAATGTTTTTGCTACAGATGGTTGTCTATCTTCCCTTCCTTTTTCTATAATACAACCCATTGATTCTGCTAAAACTGTAAGACAAAAAGGAATTCTAACACCTTCTAATCCTGCAATAGTATGAGCAGCTATGGCTAATTTTGCCATTAATTCTCCATTAAAATGAGCTTCTGGCCAATATGCTCCTGAGGCAGTCATAAGTTCAACAGTACCAGTTTGTGTCATTGAAAGTACAGAAGGTCGATCTACAACTTCTCCATCTAATATTTTAAAAGTTCTTTCTTTTGGACTCATAATTATATTTAAAATAAAAAAATTATAAAAAAGTTTTTAGAATTGTTCAAATTTAAGAAAGGCTTCTCTTTCTTCAGGTGTATAGCCTTTTCTCCATCTTTTTCTTGCCCATTCGAATACATATATCAATGTTATAATTGCAGCCATTAAAGATACAGTGCCAGGAACTACTGCAC
Coding sequences within it:
- a CDS encoding MtaA/CmuA family methyltransferase is translated as MSPKERTFKILDGEVVDRPSVLSMTQTGTVELMTASGAYWPEAHFNGELMAKLAIAAHTIAGLEGVRIPFCLTVLAESMGCIIEKGREDRQPSVAKTLYDQGKIPNTEKLLDSYRIQVILDAIHRIKEMKLNVPLIVGFEGPTTLAGHMLGVERLCLMMIRKPDEVKTYLEKAEEACVIYAKELIKEGADIIAPADPTASPSVISPKMFEKFSKEPLKSIAKISKRSVLHICGNATPIIHHMADCGFSGLSIEEKVDLPTAKSILKEKKVAIIGNIPSAGVLLNGTEEEVFNATKQAMSLGVDIVAPSCGIAPRTPTRNIKAMVRAVLS
- a CDS encoding DUF169 domain-containing protein: MEKLNFIYNYLKVKSKVLGIKLFDSEIKTKIQRRPRKRLTICQIINASRLYGWAWTVLSEDVECVLGAIALGLENTNFVDNKEIFMRLGYVNDDESAKRFASSIPKINKLNKGFIIGPLDTFDIEPDLFIIYGNSAQMMRLIQGVVYAMEGERLVFSTSGDCGICGDGIANGYNTQKPQIVIPCYGERRFGHSQDDELAMVIPFRYLEKIIEGLEKTHNVGIRYPIPIAAAISELEIPEILKIRRP
- a CDS encoding adenosylhomocysteinase — protein: MDYVIKDIGLAEKGKNLIKWAEDHMPVVMEIRKRFLEEKPLEGIRIGACLHVTKETAVLIKTLKLGGADIALTASNPLSTQDEVAAALVLEGISVYAIRGESREEYYEFIDKVLKTEPMITIDDGADLVTSLHQGKGNLKKVIGGTEETTTGVLRLKALAEKGLLKYPIIAVNNAETKWDFDNVYGTGQSTIDGILRATNVLISGKKFVVAGYGHCGRGIAIRARGMGARVIVTEVDPFRALKAIMDGFEVMQMEEAAKCGDIFVTATGNKNVIRKEHFELMKDGAILANAGHFNVEIDVKSLEEIKISKRKIRENVEEYILRDGKKIYLIAEGRLVNLVAAEGHPSEVMDMSFANQALCIEFLKKNAEKLMPKVYDVPREIDEIVAKLKLKTMGIKIDVMTEEQINYIKSWWEGT